From Caminibacter mediatlanticus TB-2, the proteins below share one genomic window:
- a CDS encoding complex I subunit 1 family protein, translating to MIEWIFVLLAPIIGGLIYGVERIVRARMQSRLGPPLMQPFYDFFKLMDKRPMMVHSMHALMGIMYFIAEWFAFAVLIFGNDILLAIFFHVIAVLALVIGASSVRSAYSVMGAIRELMHMISYEPIMVLLVIGLFLVSGSFDYRDILNYEGYPILELPIVFIVFLLTIPMMLQKSPFDVAEAHQEIIGGPEIEYSGPFYEAVYTAKWIEYVYVFFFAFLFGGSHYWLGAILAVFAFIFVNLLDNSTARVDFRRMVKFAWFVLIPLAAANIMLIAMWR from the coding sequence ATGATTGAGTGGATTTTTGTATTATTAGCACCAATAATTGGTGGATTAATTTATGGAGTAGAGAGAATAGTTAGGGCAAGAATGCAAAGCAGGCTTGGTCCACCTTTAATGCAGCCATTTTATGACTTTTTTAAATTAATGGATAAAAGACCTATGATGGTTCATTCAATGCATGCATTAATGGGTATTATGTATTTTATTGCTGAGTGGTTTGCATTTGCTGTTTTGATTTTTGGAAATGATATTTTACTTGCAATATTTTTCCATGTAATTGCAGTTTTAGCACTTGTAATTGGTGCAAGTAGTGTTAGAAGTGCATATAGTGTTATGGGAGCAATTAGAGAGCTTATGCATATGATAAGTTACGAGCCAATTATGGTATTACTTGTTATTGGTCTATTTTTAGTTAGTGGAAGTTTTGATTATAGGGATATTTTAAATTATGAAGGGTATCCAATTTTAGAGTTACCAATTGTATTTATAGTATTTTTACTTACAATTCCTATGATGCTTCAAAAGTCACCATTTGATGTAGCTGAAGCCCATCAAGAAATAATAGGTGGTCCAGAGATTGAATATAGTGGACCATTTTACGAAGCTGTTTATACTGCTAAATGGATAGAGTATGTGTATGTGTTTTTCTTTGCTTTTCTTTTTGGTGGTAGTCATTATTGGCTTGGAGCTATTTTAGCTGTTTTTGCATTTATTTTCGTTAATTTACTTGATAATTCAACTGCAAGGGTTGATTTTAGAAGAATGGTTAAATTTGCTTGGTTTGTTTTAATACCGCTTGCAGCGGCAAATATAATGCTAATAGCGATGTGGAGGTAA
- a CDS encoding NADH-quinone oxidoreductase subunit B family protein, with the protein MGFFSKFRKKSPWILHYNTGGCNGCDIEILATLAPKYDIERFGALNRGNPKQSDILLVTGPVTMHCKDVLRRLYLEMPEPKVVVAMGACGHGGGVFRHLYNVNDGVDSIIPVDVWIPGCCPRPEALIDGIVEAIAIWEKKSKEKEYPRDFDEHMKKKLGVEDDN; encoded by the coding sequence ATGGGATTTTTTAGTAAATTTAGAAAAAAGTCACCTTGGATATTACATTATAATACTGGTGGATGTAATGGGTGTGATATAGAAATTTTAGCAACTCTTGCTCCAAAATATGACATTGAAAGATTTGGGGCATTAAATAGAGGTAATCCAAAACAATCTGATATTTTACTTGTAACAGGACCTGTTACAATGCATTGTAAAGATGTTTTAAGAAGATTATATCTTGAAATGCCAGAACCAAAAGTAGTAGTTGCAATGGGTGCTTGTGGTCATGGTGGCGGAGTTTTTAGGCACTTATATAATGTAAATGATGGTGTTGATAGTATTATTCCTGTTGATGTATGGATTCCTGGATGTTGTCCAAGACCTGAGGCATTAATAGATGGTATTGTAGAAGCTATTGCTATATGGGAGAAAAAAAGTAAAGAAAAAGAATATCCAAGAGATTTTGATGAGCATATGAAGAAAAAATTAGGAGTTGAAGATGACAATTAA
- a CDS encoding NADH-quinone oxidoreductase subunit C: MTINPQMNFFEVTLENVKEKIKEFYDKEKHHYVTINAIDNGGNVTLDWIFSDYEEKNVLYVFRINEVSYDELIPSITDIIPSSWLAEWELADLFDLNVENAPKGLFLKHNPEIHAPLRKDS, from the coding sequence ATGACAATTAATCCGCAAATGAATTTTTTTGAGGTAACTCTTGAAAATGTAAAAGAAAAAATAAAAGAATTTTATGATAAAGAAAAACATCATTATGTAACTATCAATGCTATTGATAATGGAGGTAATGTTACTCTTGATTGGATTTTTAGTGACTATGAAGAAAAAAACGTTTTATATGTATTTAGAATTAATGAAGTTAGTTATGATGAATTAATCCCATCTATTACGGATATAATACCATCAAGTTGGCTTGCTGAGTGGGAGTTAGCAGATTTATTTGATTTAAATGTTGAAAATGCACCAAAGGGGCTGTTTTTAAAACATAATCCAGAAATACATGCTCCTTTAAGAAAGGATAGTTGA